A single Desulfobacterales bacterium DNA region contains:
- a CDS encoding DUF853 family protein, which produces MGNPLQWVIGGTGGEPVVQLGKMSNRHGLIAGATGTGKTVTLQILAEGFSRMGVPVFASDIKGDLSGLAASGQQNATIDKRLKKMTLSSYAPRSSPVIFWDIHGEKGHPVRTTISEMGPLLISNLLELNDTQSGVLYAAFKIADDEGLLILDLKDLVAMLRWVGENANELRSRYGHITAASIGAIQRRLLVLEEQGGAAFFGEPAVKLQDLMQSDFSGHGVISILDASRLHARSPRVYTTFLLWLLSELYEQLPETGDEEKPRMVFFFDEAHLLFEQAPKVLLEKIEQVVRLIRSKGVGIYFVTQSPSDIPDEVLGQLGLRIQHALRAFTPKDQRDIRQVADTFRANPDVDIASEITELEIGEALVSCLDEKGSPSPVKRVLIRPPESRIGPLTDSEREEHLRRSPLAGRYEAMLDRQSAYEILRDRALIRQEEQEAARSRQPAEKKSAKLRPGRQSQGLGEAMARSAARSIGSQIGRQIVRGILGSLFGGRR; this is translated from the coding sequence ATGGGCAATCCATTACAGTGGGTCATTGGCGGAACGGGCGGTGAACCCGTGGTGCAGCTTGGGAAAATGTCCAACCGTCACGGCCTGATTGCCGGTGCGACCGGCACCGGAAAAACAGTGACGCTGCAGATTCTGGCTGAGGGATTTTCCCGCATGGGGGTGCCCGTGTTTGCTTCTGATATCAAGGGGGATCTCTCCGGTCTTGCCGCATCGGGTCAGCAGAACGCCACCATCGACAAACGGTTGAAAAAAATGACGCTTTCTTCCTATGCGCCGCGTTCCAGTCCGGTCATCTTCTGGGACATCCATGGGGAAAAAGGTCATCCGGTTCGCACGACGATATCCGAGATGGGGCCGCTTCTGATATCGAATCTGCTGGAACTCAACGACACGCAGTCCGGCGTACTGTATGCCGCCTTCAAGATCGCGGATGACGAGGGCCTGCTGATCCTGGATTTGAAGGACCTTGTCGCCATGCTTCGCTGGGTCGGGGAAAATGCAAACGAGTTGCGAAGCCGGTACGGTCATATAACTGCTGCCAGCATCGGTGCCATCCAGCGCCGGCTGCTGGTTCTGGAGGAGCAGGGCGGTGCTGCTTTTTTCGGCGAACCGGCGGTAAAACTCCAGGATCTGATGCAAAGCGATTTTTCCGGTCATGGGGTCATCAGCATTCTGGATGCAAGCCGTCTGCATGCCCGGTCGCCGAGGGTCTACACGACCTTTCTGCTCTGGTTGCTGTCAGAGTTGTATGAACAGCTGCCGGAGACAGGGGATGAAGAAAAGCCCCGAATGGTTTTTTTCTTTGACGAAGCGCATCTGCTGTTTGAGCAGGCGCCGAAGGTGCTTCTTGAAAAGATCGAACAGGTCGTCCGGCTGATCCGGTCCAAGGGCGTGGGGATCTATTTTGTTACCCAGAGTCCGTCTGATATACCCGATGAAGTGCTGGGACAGCTGGGACTTCGGATACAGCATGCCCTCCGGGCATTTACCCCGAAAGATCAGCGGGACATCCGACAGGTAGCCGATACGTTCCGCGCGAATCCGGACGTGGATATTGCATCGGAAATCACGGAACTTGAGATTGGCGAGGCACTGGTCTCCTGTCTGGATGAAAAGGGCAGTCCCAGTCCGGTTAAACGGGTTTTGATTCGTCCTCCCGAGTCGCGTATCGGTCCGCTGACTGATTCTGAACGAGAAGAGCATCTCAGGCGTTCTCCCTTGGCCGGCCGCTATGAAGCGATGTTAGACCGGCAATCCGCTTACGAGATTCTCAGGGACCGTGCCCTTATCCGACAGGAAGAGCAGGAAGCTGCCCGTTCAAGGCAGCCGGCTGAAAAAAAAAGCGCCAAATTGCGGCCGGGACGGCAGAGCCAGGGGTTGGGAGAGGCCATGGCCAGGAGCGCTGCCCGTTCCATCGGCAGCCAGATCGGCCGTCAGATTGTCCGCGGCATTCTGGGTTCGCTGTTTGGTGGCCGCCGGTGA
- a CDS encoding ferritin family protein, with the protein MAYDFNADDVFEMAVQIEKNGADFYRKAAGDVTDEESQKLLLGLAEMEDEHERIFVDLRASLTGREKAGTVFDPEDQAAQYLRALADTRVFFEKQIDTTSMEEILKAAILAEKDSILFYLGMKEMVPDEMGKNKLDKIIGEEMGHISLLSGKLISLAN; encoded by the coding sequence ATGGCTTACGATTTTAATGCGGATGACGTGTTTGAAATGGCTGTACAGATTGAAAAAAACGGTGCGGATTTTTACCGGAAGGCTGCCGGAGATGTCACCGATGAGGAGTCTCAAAAGCTTCTGCTGGGTCTGGCTGAAATGGAGGACGAGCATGAAAGAATCTTTGTCGATCTGAGAGCGTCTCTGACGGGCCGGGAAAAAGCCGGAACGGTGTTTGATCCGGAAGATCAGGCGGCACAGTACCTCAGGGCGCTTGCCGATACCCGGGTGTTTTTCGAGAAACAAATCGATACCACGTCGATGGAAGAAATTTTGAAAGCGGCGATTCTGGCGGAAAAAGACTCTATTTTATTTTATCTCGGCATGAAGGAAATGGTCCCTGACGAGATGGGGAAAAACAAGCTGGACAAGATCATCGGGGAGGAGATGGGACATATCAGTCTTCTCAGCGGGAAGCTGATCTCCCTTGCGAATTGA
- a CDS encoding glucoamylase family protein — protein sequence MKLSSKTVLGIFSRMWARRCGSELTQKYVTDELPLRSELFSADQMEQHGKILAGVHQLKSGRHRDRLLARLAENESLLFEAHKLLTADVKEERRITPAGEWFLDNFYLIEEQIRTARRHLPKGYSRELPYLRNDPSAGLPRVYDIALETISHGDGRVDPENLSSFVAAYQSVTTLKLGELWAIPIMLRLALLENLRRIAARIAAVRIDRNLAEYWAGQMTEIAAKDPKSLILVIADMVRSNPPMVSSFVAEFTRLLQGQGPALALPLTWIEHRLSEAGLTIEQLVRSENQQQAANQVSMSNSIGSLRFLGEMDWREFVETLSVVEQTLGEDPGGVYGKMDFATRDRYRHVVEKVAKRSPHSESEVARKAIQLAHEGAVRKGSDDRAAHVGFYLIDEGLAQLERMSEVRFSFAEVLRRVSRRFPLLLYSGAILLMTAIYAGCLAAKAYADGVQGWTLVPVGLLSLLCASHLAVALVNWLATLLASPHPLPRMDFSKGIPEELRTLVVVPTMLTSSQNIENLIEALEVRFLANQDDHLHFGLLTDFRDAIEETLPEDEPLLRLARQRIEELNEKYRGSKGNNFFLFHRPRRWNPRDRIWMGYERKRGKLADLNGLLRDKTQGITGDRFALVVGETAVLSNVKYVITLDTDTQLARDSARQFVGAMAHPLNRPLYDEDRQRVVAGYGILQPRVAVSLPGTSRSRYACMCASEPGIDPYTRAVSDVYQDLFGEGSFIGKGIYEVDTFERALGGRFPDNRILSHDLLEGCYARAGLLSDVHLYEEYPSRYSADVSRQHRWIRGDWQIAHWLLPRIPGPDAGLQKNPLSMLSRWKIFDNLRRSLTAAALTLLLLLGWTVLPSAGFWTLAVIGIILIPPLISSFLNVFQKSGDVTLGQHLTAAVHSAGRHFVQAVFTLVCLPYEAFFSLDAVLRIAWRMLITHKQLLEWNPSGDLDRNSRTNFVGSYRTMWIAPVMATAAVITLAASKPAVLAVAGPILGLWIISPAIVWWISRPIDHREARLTADQTRFLRMLSRKTWAFFETFVGPEDHWLPPDNYQEHPVAVIAHRTSPTNMGLALLANLSAYDFGYLSAGHLIERTAKALHTMEALKRYRGHFYNWYDTQSLKPLPPLYVSSVDSGNLAGHLLTLRPGLLELADHKILGTRFFEGLNDTLGIVIEAAAAAPEVYAAVQLDQLQQYVESAIRFQPTTLVASRLCLDHLATSAAAVGASVEALDADPGNPLRWGIHAFTGQCRDALDELTLLAPWTALLSSQNNPGNFPDLDEIPTLRELAELEAKLLPTIVSRLSSAATSAESAWFSELRDLITAASRYAGERIAAIKGLALLCGALARMEYDFLYDKTRHLLAIGYNVAESRRDSSYYDLLASEARFSSFVAIAQGQLPQESWFALGRLLTFAGGDSVLLSWSGSMFEYLMPLLVMPTYEHTLLDQTCKTAVARQIEYGKKRAVPWGISECGYNAIDVHLNYQYRAFGVPGLGLKRGLTEDLVVAPYASALALMVAPEAACLNLERLAAEGFETRYGFYEAIDYTPSRLPSGQSNAVVRSFMAHHQGMSLLSLAHLLLDRPMQKRFESDRLFQATMLLLQERIPKATASYAHTTEFSEHHMAPSLQAPPIRVFKTPDTPNPEVQLLSNGRYHVMITNSGGGYSRWKDLAITRWREDRTCDNWGTFCYIRDVTSTELWSTSYQPTLKRSKRFEAIFSEGRAEFRGRDHDYDTYTEIVVSPEDDIELRRVRITNHARTRRAIDVTSYAEVVLAPPAADALHPAFSNLFVQTEIIRRQRAILCTRRPRSRSEQAPWMLHLMAVHGAEIGAVSYETDRMQFIGRGNTVGDPQAMSGSADFFTGALSGSEGSVLDPIVAIRTRITLDPEESATIDMVFGIGETRDAALSLVEKYQDRRLANRVFDLAWTHGQVLLRQFNASEADAQLYERLASSIIYANASLRADPSVLIKNHRGQSGLWGYAISGDLPIVLLQIEHSANIDLVRQLVQAHAYWRLKGLAVDLVIWNEDHDGYRQLLHDQIMGLIAAGIGTNVTDRPGGIFVRSVDQIAEEDRILIQTVARAIITDSRGSLADQINGRSPVEVTVPLLSPSRTHRSEPLAVAPLPRPDLIFSNGLGGFTPDGREYVITTARGQETPAPWVNVLANPQFGTVVSESGLACTWSENAHEFRLTPWGNDPVSDSSGEAFYLRDEERGHFWSPTPLPCRGATPYVTRHGFGYSVFEHTERGIRSELWVYVAMDAAVKITVLKVQNISDRSRRLSATGYAEWVLGDLRPKSSMHVITEIDPNSGALFARNPYNTEFRDRTAFFDVDDTTRTISGDRTEFIGRNGSLSAPAAMARMRLSGKVGAALDPCAAIQVSFDLAAGQEREIVFRLGVGRDADDARNLVNRFRGSTAARGALDVVWQHWTHTLGAVNVETPDLALNLMANGWLLYQTLACRLWARSATYQSGGAFGFRDQLQDVMALIHARPHLVREHLLLCAARQFPEGDVQHWWHPPTNRGVRTHCSDDYLWLPLVTCRYVLTTGDIGLLDESIHFIQGRPVNADEDSYYDLPVRSEEAASLYEHCVRAILNSLKFGEHGLPLIGSGDWNDGMNLVGEHGKGESVWLGFFLYDVLMRFTEVARRHGDEPFAERCVREAEDLCRNVEKHGWDGQWYRRAYFDDGSPLGSSANPECQIDSIAQSWSVLSGAGNHERSRMAMEALDERLVRREYGLIQLLDPPFDKSALNPGYIKGYVPGVRENGGQYTHAAIWAAMAFARLGDSRRAWELFTMINPVNHSKSPEETAIYKVEPYVVAADVYAAPPHAGRGGWTWYTGSAAWMYRLIVESLLGLRLEVDKLRFTPCLPADWKGFKLHYRYRETVYHIEVLQTPAGNGEMSVTVDGIDQHDKTIALVDDHKEHWGEVRIPATGG from the coding sequence ATGAAGTTGAGCAGTAAAACCGTTCTCGGGATTTTTTCCCGTATGTGGGCGCGCCGTTGCGGAAGCGAACTGACACAGAAGTATGTCACCGATGAACTGCCCCTTCGATCGGAACTGTTCAGTGCCGATCAGATGGAGCAGCATGGCAAGATATTGGCCGGTGTTCACCAGTTGAAGTCCGGACGCCATCGGGACCGCCTTCTGGCACGGCTGGCCGAGAATGAAAGTCTCCTGTTTGAAGCCCACAAACTGCTGACCGCCGACGTCAAAGAGGAGCGCCGGATTACACCGGCCGGGGAATGGTTTCTTGACAACTTCTATTTAATTGAAGAACAGATTCGAACGGCGAGGCGACACTTGCCGAAGGGTTATAGCCGTGAGCTGCCGTACTTACGGAATGACCCATCGGCCGGGCTTCCGCGGGTGTATGACATCGCTCTTGAGACGATTTCACACGGCGATGGCCGGGTGGATCCGGAAAACCTCAGCAGTTTCGTAGCCGCCTACCAGTCGGTAACCACCCTGAAACTGGGCGAACTTTGGGCCATCCCCATCATGCTGCGTCTGGCGCTGCTTGAGAATCTTCGGCGGATTGCCGCCCGGATCGCCGCCGTCAGGATCGATCGAAATCTCGCTGAATATTGGGCCGGCCAGATGACGGAGATCGCTGCGAAGGACCCGAAGAGCCTGATTCTGGTGATAGCTGACATGGTCCGGTCGAATCCTCCCATGGTGAGCTCGTTTGTTGCAGAGTTCACGCGTCTCTTGCAGGGCCAGGGTCCTGCGCTGGCACTGCCGCTCACCTGGATTGAACATCGATTGTCCGAGGCCGGCCTGACCATCGAACAGTTGGTGCGTTCGGAGAACCAACAACAGGCTGCCAATCAGGTATCGATGAGCAACAGCATCGGCAGCCTCCGTTTTCTGGGCGAGATGGACTGGCGCGAGTTCGTCGAGACGTTGAGCGTTGTCGAGCAGACCCTGGGTGAGGATCCTGGGGGTGTCTACGGCAAGATGGATTTTGCTACCCGTGATCGCTACCGCCACGTCGTGGAGAAGGTCGCGAAGCGCAGTCCGCACTCCGAGAGCGAGGTGGCGCGCAAGGCAATCCAGCTGGCGCATGAAGGAGCGGTTCGGAAAGGCAGCGACGACCGAGCAGCGCACGTCGGCTTTTACCTGATCGACGAGGGATTGGCGCAGCTCGAACGAATGTCGGAGGTACGCTTTTCATTTGCAGAGGTTCTGCGCAGAGTCAGCCGCCGGTTCCCATTGCTTCTGTATTCAGGCGCCATTCTACTGATGACGGCGATTTATGCCGGGTGCTTAGCGGCAAAGGCATATGCCGACGGGGTGCAGGGTTGGACACTCGTGCCGGTCGGACTGCTCTCGCTTCTGTGTGCCAGTCATCTGGCGGTAGCCCTGGTGAACTGGCTGGCAACGTTGCTGGCGTCGCCGCATCCGTTGCCGCGTATGGATTTTTCAAAAGGGATCCCGGAGGAATTGCGCACTCTGGTTGTGGTTCCGACAATGCTCACGAGCAGTCAAAACATCGAGAACCTGATCGAGGCGCTTGAAGTCCGTTTCCTTGCAAATCAGGATGACCACCTTCACTTCGGTCTGCTTACTGATTTTCGTGACGCCATCGAAGAAACGCTGCCGGAGGACGAACCGCTGTTGCGGCTGGCCCGGCAGAGGATTGAAGAGCTTAACGAAAAGTACCGGGGCTCAAAAGGCAATAATTTTTTTCTGTTTCATCGCCCGCGCCGATGGAATCCAAGAGACCGGATCTGGATGGGTTACGAGCGCAAGCGCGGCAAACTTGCGGATTTGAATGGGCTTCTGCGCGACAAAACACAGGGTATCACTGGTGATCGCTTCGCGCTCGTCGTCGGTGAAACCGCGGTTTTATCGAACGTGAAGTACGTGATCACATTGGATACCGATACGCAACTGGCACGCGATTCGGCCCGGCAGTTTGTGGGCGCCATGGCGCACCCGCTGAACCGGCCGCTCTACGACGAAGACCGGCAGCGTGTCGTTGCGGGGTATGGCATCCTGCAACCACGGGTGGCAGTGAGCCTTCCCGGAACGAGCCGGTCCCGGTATGCGTGCATGTGTGCCAGTGAGCCCGGCATCGATCCGTATACGCGTGCCGTTTCCGATGTTTATCAGGATCTATTCGGTGAAGGCTCGTTCATCGGTAAGGGCATCTACGAGGTTGATACGTTCGAACGGGCTCTGGGCGGGCGTTTTCCCGACAACCGGATCCTCAGCCACGATCTTCTGGAGGGGTGTTACGCGCGGGCAGGGCTGTTGAGCGATGTGCATCTGTACGAGGAATATCCATCTCGCTACAGCGCGGATGTGAGCCGCCAGCACCGTTGGATTCGCGGTGACTGGCAGATCGCGCACTGGCTGTTGCCGAGGATTCCCGGCCCTGATGCCGGCCTTCAGAAAAATCCTCTCTCAATGCTTTCCCGCTGGAAGATTTTTGACAACCTGCGGCGCAGTCTCACAGCCGCGGCGTTGACGCTCCTGTTGCTGTTGGGTTGGACGGTGTTGCCATCGGCCGGCTTCTGGACATTGGCAGTGATCGGCATCATCCTGATTCCTCCTTTGATATCCTCTTTTTTGAATGTGTTTCAGAAGTCCGGCGATGTGACTCTGGGACAGCACCTCACGGCCGCAGTGCACTCGGCCGGCCGGCATTTCGTTCAGGCTGTCTTCACGCTTGTATGCCTGCCATACGAAGCGTTTTTCAGTCTGGACGCGGTGCTGCGCATTGCCTGGCGGATGCTGATCACGCATAAGCAGCTGCTTGAATGGAATCCGTCGGGCGATCTGGATCGCAATAGCCGAACCAACTTCGTCGGCTCGTACCGGACTATGTGGATCGCCCCGGTCATGGCCACGGCTGCAGTGATTACGCTTGCGGCATCAAAGCCGGCCGTATTGGCGGTGGCGGGGCCCATACTGGGCCTCTGGATTATCTCCCCCGCTATCGTCTGGTGGATCAGCCGGCCGATCGACCACCGCGAAGCAAGGCTGACAGCGGATCAGACCCGCTTTCTGCGGATGCTTTCCCGGAAAACCTGGGCGTTTTTCGAGACCTTCGTCGGCCCGGAAGATCATTGGCTGCCGCCGGATAACTATCAGGAGCATCCCGTTGCCGTGATCGCGCACCGCACGTCGCCTACCAACATGGGCCTTGCGCTGTTGGCGAATTTGTCCGCCTACGACTTCGGCTACCTTTCGGCCGGACATCTCATCGAGCGTACGGCGAAGGCCCTCCATACCATGGAAGCCCTGAAACGATACCGGGGTCACTTCTATAACTGGTACGACACCCAATCTCTGAAGCCCCTGCCGCCCCTCTATGTTTCGTCGGTTGACAGCGGAAATCTTGCGGGCCATTTGCTGACATTGCGGCCGGGTCTGCTCGAACTTGCCGATCACAAGATCCTGGGAACGCGATTCTTTGAGGGCTTAAACGACACTCTCGGGATTGTCATAGAGGCTGCGGCCGCCGCTCCGGAAGTATATGCTGCGGTTCAGCTCGATCAACTGCAGCAGTATGTGGAGTCTGCGATACGTTTCCAACCGACCACGCTCGTGGCCTCTCGGCTGTGCCTTGATCACCTGGCAACTTCGGCTGCGGCAGTGGGCGCCAGCGTTGAAGCTCTCGATGCCGACCCCGGTAACCCATTGAGGTGGGGGATCCACGCCTTCACCGGGCAATGCCGGGATGCCCTCGATGAGCTGACGCTTCTCGCTCCGTGGACAGCGCTTTTGTCTTCTCAGAATAACCCCGGCAACTTTCCCGATCTGGATGAGATCCCAACCCTACGCGAACTGGCAGAACTGGAGGCAAAACTCCTGCCAACCATCGTAAGCCGGCTCAGCTCTGCCGCCACGTCGGCGGAAAGTGCCTGGTTTAGTGAACTTCGAGATCTCATCACGGCAGCCAGCCGGTATGCCGGAGAAAGGATTGCGGCTATCAAAGGGCTTGCCCTGCTATGCGGCGCACTCGCCCGGATGGAATATGATTTTCTGTATGACAAGACGCGTCATCTGCTGGCTATCGGCTATAATGTCGCTGAAAGCCGTCGGGACTCGAGTTACTACGATCTCCTGGCTTCGGAAGCGAGGTTTTCCAGTTTCGTAGCGATTGCTCAGGGACAACTGCCGCAGGAGAGCTGGTTCGCCCTGGGACGTCTGCTCACTTTCGCCGGTGGAGATTCGGTCCTCCTTTCGTGGAGCGGTTCGATGTTCGAATACCTGATGCCGCTTCTTGTGATGCCAACCTACGAGCACACGCTGCTCGACCAGACCTGTAAAACGGCTGTGGCCCGGCAGATTGAGTATGGAAAAAAACGCGCGGTGCCGTGGGGCATTTCGGAATGTGGTTACAATGCCATCGATGTGCATCTCAACTACCAATACCGGGCCTTTGGCGTACCCGGACTGGGGCTCAAACGCGGGCTCACCGAGGATCTGGTGGTTGCCCCCTATGCCTCGGCGCTGGCGCTGATGGTGGCGCCAGAAGCAGCGTGTCTGAACCTTGAGCGACTCGCTGCTGAAGGCTTTGAAACCCGGTATGGCTTTTACGAAGCGATTGACTACACGCCGTCGCGTCTGCCGAGCGGACAATCGAACGCCGTGGTTCGGTCCTTCATGGCTCATCACCAGGGCATGAGTCTCCTGTCTTTGGCCCATTTGCTCCTGGATCGCCCGATGCAGAAGCGATTCGAGTCGGATCGCTTGTTCCAGGCGACCATGCTGTTACTCCAGGAGCGGATCCCCAAAGCGACAGCGTCCTATGCGCATACAACCGAGTTCTCCGAGCACCATATGGCTCCCAGCCTTCAGGCCCCGCCGATACGCGTTTTCAAGACACCGGATACGCCGAACCCGGAAGTGCAGTTGCTCTCGAACGGCAGGTACCACGTGATGATCACCAATTCCGGCGGCGGGTACAGCCGCTGGAAGGACCTCGCCATCACCCGTTGGCGCGAAGACCGCACCTGCGACAACTGGGGCACATTCTGTTACATCCGCGATGTGACCAGCACTGAGTTGTGGTCAACCTCATATCAGCCAACGCTCAAACGATCGAAACGTTTTGAGGCGATTTTTTCGGAAGGGCGAGCCGAGTTTCGCGGCCGGGACCACGACTATGACACCTATACCGAGATTGTTGTTTCGCCAGAGGATGACATCGAACTGCGCCGTGTCCGCATCACCAACCACGCGCGGACGCGCCGGGCGATAGACGTTACCAGTTATGCGGAAGTGGTTCTGGCACCGCCTGCCGCGGACGCACTGCATCCGGCGTTCAGCAATCTTTTTGTGCAGACCGAGATCATCCGCCGGCAGCGAGCAATCCTCTGCACTCGCCGGCCCCGTTCCCGGAGCGAGCAGGCGCCCTGGATGTTGCACCTGATGGCCGTGCATGGGGCGGAGATCGGAGCTGTCTCCTATGAAACCGATCGTATGCAGTTCATCGGACGCGGAAACACTGTCGGTGATCCACAGGCGATGAGCGGATCTGCCGATTTTTTTACCGGAGCGCTCTCGGGCAGCGAGGGCTCCGTGCTCGACCCGATTGTCGCCATCCGTACCCGGATAACGCTGGATCCGGAAGAATCGGCAACGATAGACATGGTCTTCGGCATCGGTGAAACCCGTGATGCAGCCTTAAGCCTGGTGGAAAAATACCAGGATCGGCGTCTCGCGAATCGCGTCTTCGATCTGGCATGGACTCATGGCCAGGTGCTGTTGCGCCAGTTCAATGCCTCCGAGGCCGATGCGCAGCTTTATGAACGCCTTGCCAGCTCGATCATCTACGCCAATGCTTCGCTGCGAGCCGACCCGAGTGTCCTCATCAAGAACCACCGGGGGCAATCCGGTCTCTGGGGATACGCCATCTCCGGCGATTTACCGATTGTGCTGCTGCAGATTGAACATTCGGCCAATATCGATCTGGTGCGCCAACTTGTTCAGGCCCACGCTTACTGGCGTTTAAAGGGACTGGCGGTGGACCTGGTGATCTGGAACGAAGATCACGATGGTTACCGGCAACTCCTCCACGACCAGATCATGGGGCTCATTGCCGCAGGTATCGGAACCAATGTAACCGATCGACCGGGGGGCATTTTCGTAAGATCTGTGGACCAGATTGCCGAGGAGGACCGCATCCTGATCCAAACGGTCGCACGTGCCATCATCACCGACAGTCGGGGATCGCTGGCGGATCAGATCAACGGTCGCAGTCCGGTGGAGGTAACCGTGCCCTTGCTCAGCCCTTCCCGAACCCACCGTTCCGAACCCCTGGCGGTCGCCCCGCTGCCACGTCCCGATTTGATATTTTCCAACGGACTGGGCGGATTTACCCCGGATGGCCGCGAGTACGTTATTACCACCGCGCGCGGGCAGGAGACACCGGCACCCTGGGTGAATGTGCTGGCCAACCCGCAATTCGGGACTGTCGTCTCAGAGAGCGGTCTTGCCTGCACCTGGAGCGAGAATGCCCACGAGTTCCGCCTCACTCCCTGGGGGAATGATCCCGTGAGCGATTCGAGCGGAGAGGCATTTTACCTCCGTGATGAAGAGCGCGGCCATTTCTGGTCGCCCACGCCGCTGCCCTGCCGCGGGGCAACACCTTACGTCACCCGGCACGGATTCGGCTACAGTGTTTTCGAACATACCGAGCGCGGTATCCGCTCCGAGCTGTGGGTTTATGTGGCCATGGATGCAGCGGTCAAGATCACGGTGCTCAAAGTGCAAAATATCTCGGACCGATCCCGTCGGCTCTCCGCTACCGGATATGCGGAATGGGTGCTTGGCGACCTGCGGCCAAAATCGAGTATGCACGTGATTACCGAAATTGACCCGAATAGCGGCGCGCTTTTCGCGCGCAACCCATATAACACGGAGTTCCGCGACCGGACTGCGTTCTTCGACGTGGACGATACGACTCGCACCATAAGCGGTGATCGGACTGAATTCATAGGACGCAACGGGTCGCTGAGCGCTCCTGCCGCTATGGCGCGCATGCGCCTTTCCGGTAAGGTAGGGGCGGCCCTGGATCCCTGCGCAGCGATCCAGGTGAGCTTCGATCTGGCCGCCGGTCAAGAGCGTGAGATTGTCTTCAGGCTCGGCGTAGGGCGAGACGCCGACGATGCCAGAAACCTGGTTAATCGCTTTCGGGGTTCAACCGCCGCACGCGGCGCCCTCGATGTGGTGTGGCAGCACTGGACGCACACCCTCGGCGCGGTAAATGTGGAAACACCTGATCTGGCCCTTAACTTGATGGCCAACGGCTGGCTGCTGTACCAGACTCTGGCGTGCCGCCTTTGGGCGCGAAGCGCAACCTACCAGTCGGGGGGCGCGTTTGGTTTCCGAGATCAGTTGCAGGACGTGATGGCACTCATTCACGCCAGGCCGCATCTGGTGCGCGAGCACCTGCTCCTGTGCGCGGCCCGTCAATTCCCGGAAGGAGATGTTCAACATTGGTGGCATCCTCCAACCAATCGGGGTGTGCGTACTCACTGTTCGGACGATTACCTCTGGCTGCCGCTCGTGACCTGCCGCTATGTCCTCACTACCGGGGATATCGGCCTGTTGGATGAATCCATCCACTTTATCCAGGGCCGCCCGGTAAACGCGGATGAAGATTCTTATTACGATCTGCCAGTGCGTTCAGAAGAGGCGGCGAGTCTTTACGAGCACTGTGTCCGAGCCATCCTGAACAGTCTCAAATTCGGCGAACACGGCCTGCCGCTCATCGGCTCCGGTGACTGGAACGACGGTATGAATCTGGTGGGCGAACACGGCAAAGGCGAAAGCGTGTGGCTGGGATTTTTTCTTTATGATGTGCTCATGCGCTTTACTGAGGTTGCCCGCAGGCACGGTGACGAGCCTTTCGCAGAGCGATGTGTAAGGGAGGCTGAGGATTTGTGCCGCAATGTCGAAAAGCATGGCTGGGACGGCCAGTGGTACCGCCGTGCCTATTTCGACGACGGCTCGCCGCTTGGATCGTCAGCTAACCCCGAATGCCAGATTGATTCGATTGCGCAGAGCTGGTCTGTTCTTTCGGGTGCGGGAAATCATGAGCGTTCGCGTATGGCCATGGAAGCATTGGATGAGCGGCTCGTTCGCCGCGAGTATGGGCTGATCCAGCTTCTGGACCCGCCCTTCGACAAGTCGGCGCTGAATCCCGGTTATATCAAAGGCTACGTACCGGGAGTCAGAGAAAATGGCGGACAGTACACGCATGCAGCCATCTGGGCAGCAATGGCCTTCGCTCGCCTTGGGGACAGCCGGCGGGCGTGGGAACTCTTTACCATGATCAACCCGGTGAACCATTCAAAATCACCCGAGGAGACTGCCATCTACAAAGTGGAACCTTACGTCGTTGCGGCCGACGTCTATGCGGCTCCGCCTCATGCCGGCCGAGGCGGCTGGACCTGGTACACGGGCTCGGCCGCCTGGATGTACCGGCTGATCGTGGAATCACTTCTGGGGCTCAGGCTTGAAGTGGATAAACTGCGTTTTACGCCGTGCCTCCCTGCGGATTGGAAGGGGTTCAAGCTGCACTACCGCTATCGGGAGACGGTCTACCATATTGAGGTACTGCAAACGCCTGCCGGCAATGGCGAGATGAGCGTGACCGTGGATGGCATTGATCAACACGATAAGACCATCGCTCTTGTTGACGACCACAAGGAACACTGGGGTGAGGTGAGGATACCTGCTACAGGCGGTTGA